aggataatcgcccagatgttgatgatcccagccattttttcgcaaaaaaaatcgtgaaaaaatcgcaactgatctcaaaatatcgcgatttgaTCGTTGAAAAGTGCTATCGAGCTGTAGCACAAATCCTCAACAAACTCACTTCAAATTACTTTCTCCCTAACGTCTCTCGTGTTGGGATGTTCTTCCTGTTGTAGGTATATCGCAATCACGAGTACCTCCTTGACGACGCCATCCTCACAGGCGAGGAAAGACGCACTTTCGAGCTCGTTCGCGATAAGACGGCTCCTCTCGCCTACGTCACCGCAAGCATCGGTGCGCTTTGCCAGTATCTCCATCGAAAAAACAACAAGAGCGTCATCCTTCTCATCGGCGCTTTCGAGAAGCCTTTTCAAGCCGCATTCCACAACAAATACACGGAACCAATGCGATCCTTGATGCACGACCTCCTATTCCCCGCTCTGAAAAACAACCCTTACCTCCTCAAGGCTGTTATCACGGGCGTCAGCATCATCGGGCAAGAAGCCCTCCTTGCGGAACTCCCCGAAGTGCGCCTCCACTCTGTCCTCAACGACCAGCGCTACACCGAGTTCTTCGGGTTCCTGGAGAGTGACGTGCGCGCTCTGGCGGCGGAAACTGGACTCACTGCCAAGCGCGAGCTCTTAGACACGTGGTACCGCGGATACGACATCAGTGGTACGTTGCTCTACAATCCGTTCTCCGTGCTTTCGTTCTTGAGTCAAGGCGGGAAGCCAGGGTTCTATTGGGTGCGTCATTCGCTGACGGAGTTCGTGGTGAAGTTGATTTTCGCGATGTCCTCGCCCATGCGAATGGACTTCGACAATCTGATGTTCAACAAGAGTTTGGACAAGATGGTCTACAACGAGATGCCGTACCAGAAGTTGGTCAGCCAGGAGGAGCCGTTTTGGACTCTACTTGTTCACAATGGGTACCTGGTCGCAAAGCCCAAGGGACCGCCAGGACTTTACGCTGTTCGCATGCCCAACAAGGAGATCAGAGATGAGTTGTTTGACATGTGCAAAAAGAAGATAGAAGGAAAGATGGACGCTAAGAATCCGAATGTTTCTTACGCGAGGTACACGCCCTCGTATGCCAAGTGAAGTGGAAGGATTCTTTATAGTACCGATTGGAGGATTGTAGAAGAACTCTTTCAAAGTTAGCCTTTTTTTGTCTCTTTACATATGCATACCTGTaatattttctttgacaaaGAGCCTCTGAAGCTTATCCGAACAAGACAGTTACGTGTGCCGTGGTATCGGGTTTTCATTTTACTtgatcttttaatttttactcgcctccacaaacattttcaaagattttgagAGCATATAGAGgcaaaaaattacagttttgcTATTTTTTGTACAGAAATGTGGGTACAATCCGAGGGGAGGATAATTAGAGTGTATGGATAGGCAGGACTAGAGTGTTTTTGTATAATAGTTGAAACTAATCCATCGCTTTTAGGAGAAGATTACCGTGGAAAAGGGACGATTTCAAGTGGGTCGGggtttcctaaaaaattaccGAAAGTGCTCAAACTAGCTATTATAAAAGAAGAGACGGGGGGAAGGATGATACTGACCATTTTTAAGTTAACCATCTTCAATGTTTGACTGGTAAGAAACACATAATTTATAAGAAAAACGGAACAATCCATCGCAGCCTTACAAGCATGCACGCACATGTCATTGATGAAAGTTAGTATGTCTATCATGTAATCTAATGACAATACTCTCTTATCAAAATTAGTGGCATGTATTGAGACTATAGATTATTCTCTCTTATCTATCAATCGACCGGGCTCCATGTGGCATGCCTACTACAgccgtcaaaaaaaaaactgtagcTCAACATTTGTATTTCATTTACGTCATGAGTAATTATTTTATTGATTCCCAGTCTCTCAGCTTGAGTTAATGTCAGTGTTATTTACGAAAATTCAAGTATATTTATCAACATGATAACGGAGATAACGTGCGTGTATACAATGTTAATTAGTGTTACTATTTGGCCCGTGTCCGTAAGTGAAGctcacattttttttggtttttttacagttttaacACAGTTATTGCTTCATTGATTCAATGAATACTTACGAATGAAAAGACAATGCATCCATTTACTTAGTGAAGTGTAGGAATAGGTATAATATAAGCATATTTATTTGaatgtattttgaatttttatctgaACTCTCATTCAGATCAAGAATCCagttaaaatgatttaatcaaTCCATCGATTAGATATCTTTTAAATATTTCCAT
The genomic region above belongs to Bemisia tabaci chromosome 8, PGI_BMITA_v3 and contains:
- the LOC109044417 gene encoding uncharacterized protein in vnfD 5'region, with the protein product MVSKMTWVYAILGFSAVGCAFAQRKLPLGVFDFADIIAKNFTYTDKSGFIKAVMTDESRLILITRPRLFGKATALSMLRYFLENRIHSDTAWKIGFNDLFQGLSISEDTAFCRAHRGQYPTILLSFENVFAVNYEAAKTAIAISVGEVYRNHEYLLDDAILTGEERRTFELVRDKTAPLAYVTASIGALCQYLHRKNNKSVILLIGAFEKPFQAAFHNKYTEPMRSLMHDLLFPALKNNPYLLKAVITGVSIIGQEALLAELPEVRLHSVLNDQRYTEFFGFLESDVRALAAETGLTAKRELLDTWYRGYDISGTLLYNPFSVLSFLSQGGKPGFYWVRHSLTEFVVKLIFAMSSPMRMDFDNLMFNKSLDKMVYNEMPYQKLVSQEEPFWTLLVHNGYLVAKPKGPPGLYAVRMPNKEIRDELFDMCKKKIEGKMDAKNPNVSYARYTPSYAK